From a region of the Kaistia sp. 32K genome:
- a CDS encoding zinc-finger domain-containing protein, giving the protein MAAHVIPHFHNDSGVETIEIGVKEFMCVGAKPPFDHPHIYIDMGEDSEKVCSYCSTLYRFNPRLHGPETLPPGHLYVEPVAA; this is encoded by the coding sequence ATGGCCGCCCATGTGATCCCCCATTTCCACAATGATTCCGGTGTCGAGACGATTGAAATCGGCGTGAAGGAATTCATGTGTGTCGGCGCCAAGCCGCCCTTCGACCATCCGCACATCTATATCGACATGGGCGAGGACTCGGAGAAGGTCTGCTCCTACTGCTCGACCCTCTACCGCTTCAATCCGCGCCTGCACGGCCCCGAGACGCTGCCGCCGGGCCATCTCTACGTCGAGCCCGTCGCGGCCTGA
- a CDS encoding FAD-dependent monooxygenase, with protein MRPLRVGIAGAGIAGLTTALALAHRGIGSTVFERAAKLSEVGAGLQVSPNAGRILEGLGLTAALDRAAVLPEAIDMRSGRTGEPIVTLPLGERARAAYGAPYRLVHRADLQALLLEAVDADPRITLKLGAEVTGSRQSAEAATLVVDGAAHEFDCLVAGDGVRSTLRSAVPGAAPFKPSGRTAWRTTIPIGIAPRDLPHQRTTVLLNRAAHVVIYPVRGGRLINVIVVIEEDWDGPEWSAPGDAAVLRRRFDADSTRFVSRFTGLDLQWTRWCLTEVDPRGSWVDGRIALIGDAAHAMVPFLAQGAAMAIEDADALATVIATAGNSVPEALRRYEAIRRPRATRVWKTARQAGQIYHLGGPMAVARDMTMTALGGASLLKRYDWIYGWQPGQDAA; from the coding sequence ATGAGGCCTCTCCGCGTCGGAATTGCGGGCGCGGGCATTGCGGGCCTGACGACTGCCCTCGCTCTTGCTCATCGCGGCATCGGCTCGACCGTGTTCGAGCGCGCGGCGAAGCTTTCGGAAGTCGGCGCCGGCCTGCAGGTATCGCCGAATGCCGGCCGCATCCTCGAGGGGCTCGGCCTGACCGCCGCCCTCGACCGCGCCGCGGTGCTGCCGGAAGCGATCGACATGCGTTCCGGCCGCACCGGCGAGCCGATCGTCACCCTGCCGCTCGGCGAGAGAGCGCGCGCCGCCTATGGCGCGCCCTATCGCCTCGTCCATCGCGCCGATCTGCAGGCGCTGCTGCTCGAAGCCGTCGACGCCGATCCCCGCATCACGCTGAAGCTCGGCGCAGAAGTGACCGGTTCCCGCCAGTCCGCCGAGGCGGCGACGCTGGTGGTGGACGGCGCGGCGCATGAATTCGATTGCCTCGTCGCCGGCGACGGCGTCCGCTCGACGCTGCGCAGCGCCGTCCCCGGTGCTGCGCCGTTCAAGCCCTCGGGTCGCACCGCCTGGCGCACGACGATCCCGATCGGCATCGCCCCGCGCGACTTGCCGCATCAGCGCACCACCGTGCTCCTGAACCGCGCCGCGCATGTCGTGATCTATCCGGTGCGCGGCGGCCGGCTGATCAACGTCATCGTCGTGATCGAGGAAGACTGGGACGGGCCGGAATGGAGCGCGCCGGGCGACGCCGCCGTGCTGCGCCGCCGCTTCGACGCCGACAGCACGCGCTTCGTCAGCCGCTTCACCGGCCTCGACCTGCAATGGACGCGCTGGTGCCTAACCGAGGTCGACCCGCGCGGCAGCTGGGTCGACGGCCGGATTGCGCTGATCGGCGACGCGGCGCACGCCATGGTGCCATTCCTCGCCCAGGGCGCCGCCATGGCGATCGAGGACGCCGACGCGCTGGCGACCGTGATCGCGACCGCCGGGAACAGCGTCCCCGAGGCGCTCCGCCGCTACGAGGCGATCCGCCGCCCGCGCGCCACGCGCGTCTGGAAGACGGCCCGGCAGGCGGGGCAGATCTATCATCTCGGCGGCCCGATGGCGGTCGCCCGCGACATGACCATGACCGCGCTCGGCGGCGCCAGCCTGCTCAAGCGCTACGACTGGATCTATGGCTGGCAGCCGGGCCAGGACGCAGCCTGA
- a CDS encoding diguanylate cyclase: MSESTGGMKELARTFAPGLGAACVVAAVVFGISLFGIYTRPLGFLAALWPANAVLLGLFVLRPGLAGWPGWVGAITGYLAAGYVSGDALVTNLWLTGANLAGVVTGFVLFLRLDPEDRALQRPLSVLHMLLISVAAAAASALVGAGLTIDPTLRTGLVFWFISELGNYVVVLPVLLTAPTPFDVQAFGRWLRDVVPEASTTMPIAALCLSVAASIAIGGPGAIAFPVPALLWCSLTYGLFPMSIIVMLSSLAMLSAEVAGLLFLPTSLDVFDRSTSFRLGITLVALGPLTVTTITVAQRRLLKRLDHAVSMDGLTNILARRAFLERSGALLARPQYNLFSGVAVLMIDIDHFKQVNDLHGHAVGDAVLIAVTDAIGGELRRNDLFGRIGGEEFAVTLPDITRQDAIAMAERLRHVIERLLIPAGAGPALRTTISIGIVHRVRYPSGGVIEMLPLADAALYQAKARGRNRIVCHAPPPRAAAAATG; encoded by the coding sequence ATGAGCGAATCGACCGGAGGCATGAAGGAGTTGGCGCGGACGTTCGCGCCAGGTCTCGGGGCTGCCTGCGTCGTCGCGGCGGTCGTCTTCGGCATATCGCTTTTCGGTATCTACACGCGGCCGCTCGGCTTCCTGGCGGCGCTCTGGCCGGCCAATGCCGTGCTGCTCGGCCTCTTCGTGCTCCGGCCGGGGCTGGCCGGCTGGCCAGGCTGGGTCGGGGCGATCACAGGCTATCTCGCCGCCGGCTATGTCAGCGGCGACGCCCTCGTCACCAATCTCTGGCTGACGGGCGCCAATTTGGCCGGCGTCGTGACCGGTTTTGTCTTGTTCCTGCGGCTCGATCCGGAGGATCGCGCGCTGCAGCGGCCGCTCTCCGTCCTGCACATGCTGCTGATCTCCGTTGCCGCCGCCGCCGCCTCGGCGCTGGTCGGCGCCGGGCTCACCATCGATCCGACGCTGCGCACCGGCCTGGTCTTCTGGTTCATCTCGGAGCTCGGCAATTACGTCGTCGTGCTGCCGGTGCTCCTGACCGCGCCGACGCCGTTCGACGTGCAGGCTTTCGGGCGATGGCTGCGCGACGTCGTGCCCGAGGCGTCGACGACGATGCCGATCGCGGCGCTCTGCCTTTCCGTCGCAGCCTCCATCGCCATCGGCGGCCCCGGCGCGATCGCCTTTCCGGTTCCCGCGCTCCTCTGGTGCTCGCTTACCTACGGCCTGTTCCCGATGAGCATCATCGTCATGCTGTCGAGCCTGGCGATGCTGTCGGCGGAAGTCGCCGGCCTCTTGTTCCTGCCGACGAGCCTCGACGTCTTCGACCGCAGCACCTCGTTCCGCCTCGGCATCACGCTGGTGGCGCTCGGGCCGCTGACGGTGACGACGATCACGGTGGCGCAGCGGCGGCTGCTCAAGCGGCTCGACCACGCCGTCAGCATGGACGGCCTGACCAACATCCTGGCGCGACGCGCCTTTCTCGAGCGCAGCGGCGCGCTGCTGGCCCGCCCGCAATACAATCTGTTCTCGGGCGTCGCCGTGCTGATGATCGACATCGATCACTTCAAGCAGGTCAACGATCTGCACGGCCATGCCGTCGGCGACGCGGTGCTGATCGCGGTGACTGATGCGATCGGCGGCGAACTGCGCCGCAACGACCTGTTCGGCCGGATCGGCGGCGAGGAGTTCGCCGTCACCTTGCCGGATATCACACGGCAGGACGCGATCGCCATGGCCGAGCGGCTGCGCCATGTCATCGAGCGGCTGCTGATCCCGGCCGGCGCCGGTCCGGCGCTCCGGACGACGATCAGCATCGGCATCGTCCACCGGGTGCGCTATCCGAGCGGCGGCGTGATCGAGATGCTGCCGCTCGCCGACGCGGCGCTCTACCAGGCGAAGGCGAGGGGACGCAACCGCATCGTCTGCCACGCCCCGCCGCCGCGCGCCGCGGCCGCCGCCACGGGGTGA
- a CDS encoding AMP-binding protein, producing the protein MDMPTAIPSPATKEIPLDARRWRKTLFGMLLDSRARFGGKREVIEDNQRKPMTFDRVLIGAMVLGRIFARRTQKGERVGMLLPNVATVAPAFFGLVAFGRVPAMLNFSAGPKNLLVACKAAEIRHVISSRRFVAEGKLEELVAALSAHVEIIWLEDLAKTVTGFDKVRGVVSSWFARRLHGWSGAKPDDIAVILFTSGSEGAPKGVALTHANVLCNVEQFLRTLALRPDDSLFNPLPVFHSFGMTVGLIAPFAIGMRVFFYPTPLHYKQIPTLVRESGSTILIGTDTFAAGWARMAEAGDFANLRLVVLGAEKIKPATRTLWRDRSGIELFEGYGATEAAPVVSANTPLYHKDGTVGRLLPGMSYRIEPVPGLDEGGRFWIKGPNVMLGYMRDSAPGILEQTPDGWHDTGDIVSLDPEGYITIRGRAKRFAKIGGEMISLAAVEAYAAQVWPDNVHAVVSVPDERKGEQLVLVTDRVAPDRNALIASAKAHGVPEIMVPKRIVTVEAFPMLATGKTDYLTIAELARRGGAAGGE; encoded by the coding sequence ATGGATATGCCGACTGCCATCCCGAGCCCCGCCACCAAGGAAATCCCGCTCGACGCGCGGCGCTGGCGCAAGACGCTGTTCGGCATGCTGCTCGATTCCCGCGCCCGCTTCGGCGGCAAGCGCGAGGTGATCGAGGACAACCAGCGCAAGCCGATGACCTTCGACCGCGTGCTGATCGGCGCGATGGTGCTCGGCCGGATATTTGCGCGGCGTACCCAGAAGGGCGAGCGGGTCGGCATGCTGCTGCCGAACGTCGCCACGGTGGCGCCGGCCTTCTTCGGCCTCGTCGCCTTCGGGCGCGTTCCCGCCATGCTGAATTTCTCGGCCGGCCCGAAGAACCTGCTCGTCGCCTGCAAGGCGGCCGAGATCCGGCATGTGATCTCGTCCCGGCGCTTCGTCGCCGAGGGCAAGCTGGAAGAGCTGGTGGCGGCGCTCTCGGCCCATGTCGAGATCATCTGGCTGGAGGATCTGGCGAAGACGGTTACGGGATTCGACAAGGTGCGCGGCGTCGTCTCGTCCTGGTTCGCGCGCCGGCTGCATGGCTGGTCGGGCGCCAAGCCGGACGATATCGCCGTCATCCTGTTCACCTCGGGCTCGGAAGGCGCGCCGAAGGGCGTGGCGCTGACCCACGCCAACGTGCTCTGCAATGTCGAGCAGTTCCTGCGCACGCTGGCGCTCCGGCCGGACGACTCGCTGTTCAATCCGCTGCCGGTCTTCCATTCCTTCGGCATGACGGTCGGCCTGATCGCGCCGTTCGCGATCGGCATGCGGGTGTTCTTCTATCCGACGCCGCTGCACTACAAACAGATCCCGACGCTGGTGCGCGAGAGCGGATCCACCATCCTGATCGGCACCGACACCTTCGCCGCCGGCTGGGCGCGCATGGCGGAGGCGGGGGATTTCGCCAATCTCCGCCTCGTCGTGCTCGGCGCCGAGAAGATCAAGCCGGCGACCCGCACGCTCTGGCGCGACCGCTCCGGCATCGAGCTGTTCGAAGGCTACGGCGCCACCGAGGCGGCGCCCGTCGTTTCGGCCAATACGCCGCTCTATCACAAGGACGGCACGGTCGGCCGGCTGCTGCCTGGCATGTCGTACCGGATCGAGCCGGTGCCGGGCCTGGACGAGGGTGGCCGGTTCTGGATCAAGGGACCGAACGTCATGCTCGGCTACATGCGCGACAGCGCGCCGGGCATCCTCGAGCAGACGCCGGACGGTTGGCACGATACCGGCGACATCGTCAGCCTCGACCCCGAGGGCTACATCACCATTCGCGGCCGCGCCAAGCGCTTCGCCAAGATCGGCGGCGAGATGATCTCGCTGGCCGCCGTCGAGGCCTATGCGGCGCAGGTCTGGCCCGACAACGTCCATGCCGTCGTTTCCGTGCCGGATGAGCGCAAGGGCGAGCAGCTGGTGCTGGTGACGGATCGCGTCGCGCCGGATCGCAACGCGCTGATCGCGTCGGCCAAGGCGCATGGCGTTCCGGAAATCATGGTGCCGAAGCGGATCGTCACGGTCGAGGCGTTTCCGATGCTGGCGACCGGCAAGACGGATTATCTGACTATCGCGGAGCTGGCTCGCCGGGGAGGCGCGGCAGGCGGGGAATGA
- a CDS encoding PadR family transcriptional regulator has translation MGQTPTDRDTPTRRLPGPGSTVRGRGGEGLRVGRMVADGDLRLVVLSLIERGPRHGYEIIKAIEELTSGSYSPSPGVIYPTLTAIETAGHATVATQGNKRVYSISDAGIRHLADRRAATDTILDHLDKIGRRIARTREWFDRGETALRDERPDRDIPGVVPELNDARRALKAAIAGKVGSSSIEQHRVAEILLAAVAAIQARSPEGDIDL, from the coding sequence ATGGGCCAGACCCCGACCGACCGAGATACCCCGACCCGCCGCCTCCCCGGCCCCGGCAGCACCGTGCGCGGCCGCGGCGGCGAAGGCCTGCGCGTCGGCCGGATGGTCGCCGATGGCGATCTCCGCCTCGTCGTGCTCTCGCTGATCGAGCGTGGCCCCCGCCACGGCTACGAGATCATCAAGGCGATCGAGGAACTGACATCCGGCAGCTACAGCCCGAGCCCCGGCGTCATCTATCCAACCCTGACCGCCATCGAGACGGCCGGGCATGCGACCGTGGCGACGCAGGGCAACAAGCGCGTCTATTCGATCTCGGACGCCGGCATCCGCCACCTCGCCGACCGGCGCGCCGCCACCGACACGATCCTCGACCATCTCGACAAGATCGGCCGCCGGATCGCGCGGACGCGCGAATGGTTCGATCGCGGCGAGACGGCGCTGCGCGACGAGCGGCCGGACCGCGACATACCCGGCGTCGTGCCGGAGCTGAACGACGCCCGCCGCGCGCTGAAAGCGGCGATCGCCGGCAAGGTTGGCAGTTCCTCGATCGAGCAGCACCGCGTCGCGGAAATCCTGCTCGCCGCCGTCGCCGCGATCCAGGCCAGGTCGCCGGAAGGCGACATCGATCTCTGA
- a CDS encoding alpha/beta fold hydrolase, which yields MPHLKANGIDLAYDSFGDDAAEAILLISGLGTQRIRWTLSFCEALARRGYRVIRFDNRDAGGSTHFSDHPAPDFGALAAELGAGRRPAVPYTLHEMAADAIGLLDALAISRAHVVGRSMGGMIAQIVASEYPDRVLSLTSIMSGTGNPALPSAAPDVMAMMMRPTPDPFADEAGYLAARLAFAKRIAGHPFDEALHREFLLGELRCAYDPAGSARQIAAIAVTGDRRARLATIQVPALVIHGTDDPLIPPACGEDTAAAIPGAELLLLDGMGHDLPAELDATVIDAIVRTAERGSKPATA from the coding sequence ATGCCCCACCTGAAAGCCAACGGCATCGACCTGGCCTATGACAGCTTCGGCGACGATGCCGCCGAGGCGATCCTGCTCATCTCCGGCCTCGGTACCCAGCGGATCCGCTGGACCCTGTCGTTCTGCGAGGCGTTGGCGCGGCGCGGCTATCGCGTCATCCGCTTCGACAATCGCGACGCCGGCGGCTCGACCCATTTTTCCGATCATCCGGCTCCGGACTTCGGTGCGCTTGCCGCCGAGCTCGGGGCGGGACGACGGCCGGCCGTGCCCTACACCCTCCACGAAATGGCCGCCGACGCGATCGGCCTTCTCGATGCGCTGGCGATCTCGCGGGCGCATGTCGTCGGCCGCTCGATGGGCGGTATGATCGCCCAGATCGTGGCCAGCGAATATCCGGATCGCGTGCTGTCGCTGACCTCGATCATGTCCGGCACCGGCAATCCGGCGCTTCCCTCGGCCGCGCCGGACGTGATGGCGATGATGATGCGCCCGACGCCCGACCCCTTCGCCGACGAGGCCGGCTATCTGGCGGCACGGCTCGCCTTCGCGAAACGTATCGCCGGCCACCCGTTCGACGAAGCGCTCCATCGCGAGTTCCTTCTCGGCGAGCTTCGATGCGCCTATGACCCGGCCGGCTCCGCCCGGCAGATCGCGGCGATCGCCGTCACTGGCGACCGGCGGGCGCGGCTCGCGACCATCCAGGTCCCGGCCCTCGTCATTCACGGCACGGACGATCCGCTGATCCCGCCGGCCTGCGGCGAGGACACGGCGGCAGCCATCCCCGGCGCCGAGCTTCTGCTCCTCGACGGCATGGGCCATGACCTGCCGGCCGAACTCGACGCAACGGTGATCGACGCCATTGTTCGGACGGCGGAGCGCGGCAGCAAGCCGGCGACCGCGTGA
- a CDS encoding LysR substrate-binding domain-containing protein: MFDLDLLKTFVSVVDAGGFTRAGERVHRTQSTISQQIRKLEDLAGAPLLVREGKGVALTLEGERLLGYARRILALSEEARSVVGASFASEHVRLGLTEDFAVAELTGLVAQFARLRPECRLDVRCDLSVELERGLERGDLDIVLMKRDAGGGPAEGVWPETLVWVGARDVDWKSVDPVPLIAFPQSCRYRDRAVHALESSGRRWRIAYESASLIGIEAAISGGLGVALVEARAVRPGYVVLSGGGFLPVPPTELALRVASGARRPVRDLADLVIAFCEREGLARAA, encoded by the coding sequence ATGTTCGACCTCGATCTGCTCAAGACCTTCGTCTCCGTCGTCGATGCCGGCGGATTCACCCGCGCCGGCGAGCGCGTGCATCGCACCCAGTCGACGATCAGCCAGCAGATCCGCAAGCTCGAGGACCTGGCGGGAGCGCCGCTTCTGGTCCGCGAGGGCAAGGGCGTCGCGCTGACGCTCGAAGGCGAGCGGCTGCTCGGCTATGCCCGCCGCATCCTGGCGCTGTCGGAGGAGGCGCGCAGCGTCGTCGGCGCGTCTTTCGCCTCCGAGCATGTCCGTCTCGGGCTCACGGAGGATTTCGCCGTTGCCGAACTGACCGGGCTGGTCGCGCAGTTCGCGCGACTGCGGCCGGAATGCCGGCTCGATGTCCGCTGCGATCTCTCCGTCGAGCTGGAGCGGGGGCTGGAGCGCGGCGACCTCGACATTGTGCTGATGAAGCGCGACGCCGGCGGCGGCCCGGCCGAAGGCGTCTGGCCGGAGACGTTGGTCTGGGTCGGCGCGCGCGATGTCGACTGGAAGAGCGTCGATCCGGTGCCGCTGATCGCCTTCCCGCAAAGCTGCCGCTATCGCGACCGCGCCGTGCATGCGCTGGAAAGCTCCGGTCGGCGCTGGCGCATCGCCTATGAGAGCGCCAGCCTGATCGGCATCGAAGCGGCGATCTCCGGCGGGCTCGGCGTCGCGCTGGTCGAGGCGCGGGCGGTGCGGCCGGGCTATGTCGTCCTGTCGGGAGGCGGGTTCTTGCCCGTCCCGCCGACGGAGCTGGCGCTTCGGGTCGCCTCGGGCGCGCGCCGTCCCGTGCGGGATCTCGCCGATCTCGTCATCGCCTTTTGCGAGCGGGAAGGGCTGGCGCGCGCCGCCTGA
- a CDS encoding DMT family transporter — translation MTPIPMGRGGSLADLGLIALFCLIWSSAFAAGKLALPDCPPLILLSSRFLVAGLFLFGLAALVGRPSWPDRRTTASWVVLGALNGALYLGLSYSGMRTVSSAFTAVLISANPLLTALVASPVLGERLSPLKLGGLLLGMIGVGIVLRSRLVGGAEDWHGTLLVLAALVALVGGTILFKKLKPGGDLWTGTAIQSLSAGILLLPLALATESLGDVRLTPALIGGWLYLVVVTSIGGYLLWFRLLRKKTATEASSLHFLMPPLGLFFGWLVFREPVSLVDCLGIIPIAIGIAMVTRG, via the coding sequence GTGACACCGATCCCTATGGGGCGCGGCGGCAGCCTCGCCGATCTCGGGCTGATCGCGCTCTTCTGCCTGATCTGGAGCTCGGCCTTCGCGGCGGGGAAGCTTGCCCTGCCGGACTGTCCGCCTCTGATCCTACTGTCGAGCCGCTTCCTGGTCGCCGGCCTGTTCCTGTTCGGTCTGGCCGCGCTCGTCGGTCGACCGTCATGGCCGGACCGGCGCACGACCGCGAGCTGGGTCGTTCTCGGCGCCCTCAACGGCGCGCTCTATCTCGGCCTCAGCTACTCCGGCATGCGGACGGTATCCTCCGCCTTCACGGCCGTACTGATCAGCGCCAATCCGCTTTTGACCGCGCTGGTCGCCAGCCCGGTTCTGGGCGAGCGACTTTCGCCGCTGAAGCTCGGCGGGCTGCTCCTCGGCATGATCGGCGTCGGCATCGTGCTGCGCTCGCGGCTCGTGGGCGGTGCGGAGGACTGGCACGGCACGCTGCTGGTGCTGGCCGCGCTGGTGGCGCTGGTCGGCGGCACCATCCTGTTCAAGAAGCTGAAGCCCGGCGGCGATCTCTGGACCGGCACGGCGATCCAATCACTCTCGGCCGGGATCCTGCTGCTGCCCCTGGCGCTCGCAACCGAGAGCCTCGGCGATGTCCGTCTGACACCGGCGCTCATCGGCGGCTGGCTCTATCTGGTGGTCGTGACGTCGATCGGCGGCTACCTGCTCTGGTTTCGACTCCTGCGGAAGAAGACGGCCACCGAGGCGTCGTCGCTGCATTTCCTGATGCCGCCACTCGGCCTCTTCTTCGGCTGGCTGGTATTCCGCGAGCCGGTCAGCCTGGTCGACTGCCTCGGCATCATCCCGATCGCGATCGGCATCGCCATGGTGACGCGCGGGTAG
- the gpt gene encoding xanthine phosphoribosyltransferase has translation MVDARSDKAFPVSWDQFHRDARALTWRLSGDQKWQAIVCVTRGGLVPAAIVARELGIRMIETICVASYHDYKEQGSLKVLKPVSQEIIDLGGGEGAGVLVIDDLVDTGRTARLVRDMLPKAHYATLYSKPMGRPVVDTFITEVSQDTWIYFPWDMGLAFQPPIVG, from the coding sequence ATGGTCGATGCTCGCAGCGACAAGGCGTTTCCCGTATCCTGGGATCAGTTCCACCGGGATGCGCGGGCGCTGACCTGGCGCCTTTCGGGCGACCAGAAGTGGCAGGCGATCGTCTGCGTGACGCGCGGCGGCCTCGTGCCGGCGGCGATCGTGGCGCGCGAGCTCGGCATCCGCATGATCGAGACGATCTGCGTCGCCTCCTATCATGACTACAAGGAGCAGGGCTCGCTCAAGGTGCTGAAGCCGGTCAGCCAGGAGATCATCGATCTCGGCGGCGGCGAGGGCGCCGGCGTCCTGGTCATCGACGATCTCGTCGATACCGGCCGCACCGCCCGCCTCGTGCGCGACATGCTGCCGAAGGCGCACTACGCGACGCTCTATTCCAAGCCCATGGGCCGCCCCGTTGTCGACACCTTCATCACCGAAGTGTCACAGGATACGTGGATCTATTTCCCGTGGGACATGGGTCTCGCCTTTCAACCGCCGATCGTCGGCTAG
- a CDS encoding molybdopterin-binding protein has translation MAEPTPEAVPVVTAAILVIGDEILSGRTKDKNIGYIAEYCTNIGIDIREVRIVPDVEAEIVAAVNALRARYDHVFSTGGIGPTHDDITADSMAKAFGVPIDHDPRAVAILTDHYAAGQLNEARMRMARIPAGADLILNKVSKAPGFTLENVHVMAGVPSIMQAMFDEVAAKIPTGAKMLSRTVPVGMGEGRIAKQLGEIQLEFPDVSIGSYPKMLDGSFATDVVLRSRDAARLDEAAQTVEKMVAAMMQANS, from the coding sequence ATGGCTGAGCCTACCCCGGAAGCCGTGCCTGTCGTCACCGCCGCGATCCTCGTCATTGGCGACGAGATCCTGTCGGGACGGACCAAGGACAAGAACATCGGCTATATCGCCGAATACTGCACCAATATCGGCATCGACATCCGCGAAGTCCGGATCGTGCCGGATGTCGAAGCGGAGATCGTCGCGGCGGTGAACGCGCTCCGCGCCCGCTATGACCATGTCTTCTCGACCGGCGGCATCGGACCGACGCATGACGACATCACGGCGGATTCGATGGCCAAGGCGTTCGGCGTCCCCATCGACCATGATCCGCGCGCCGTCGCCATCCTGACCGACCATTATGCGGCCGGGCAGCTGAACGAGGCGCGGATGCGCATGGCCCGCATTCCGGCCGGCGCCGACCTGATCTTGAACAAGGTCTCCAAGGCGCCCGGCTTCACGCTCGAAAACGTGCATGTCATGGCCGGTGTGCCGTCGATCATGCAGGCGATGTTCGACGAGGTCGCCGCCAAGATCCCGACCGGCGCCAAGATGCTGTCGCGCACCGTGCCGGTCGGCATGGGCGAGGGGCGGATCGCCAAGCAGCTCGGCGAGATCCAGCTCGAGTTTCCCGACGTCTCGATCGGCAGCTATCCGAAGATGCTCGACGGGTCGTTCGCCACCGACGTCGTGCTGCGCTCGCGCGACGCCGCCCGCCTCGACGAGGCGGCCCAGACCGTCGAGAAGATGGTCGCAGCCATGATGCAGGCGAATAGCTGA
- the map gene encoding type I methionyl aminopeptidase, translated as MVTYVDADATPLKNTGQIRLYGKEAFAAMHRAGQLAAACLDGLAEIVKPGVATDEIDRYVYEFGAAHGALPATLGYRGYTKSTCTSINHVVCHGIPDDKPLKDGDIVNVDVTYILDGWYGDSSRMYLVGDVKRAAVRLVEVTYESLMRGIAAVKPGNTTGDIGYAIQSFAEAERCSVVRDFCGHGVGKVFHDTPNILHYGNPGEGVELRPGMIFTIEPMINLGRPHVKVLRDGWTAVTRDRSLSAQFEHTVGVTETGCEVFTLSPRGYGCPPYPTGA; from the coding sequence ATGGTCACCTATGTCGACGCCGACGCCACCCCGCTGAAGAACACGGGGCAGATCCGCCTCTATGGCAAGGAGGCCTTCGCCGCCATGCACCGCGCCGGCCAGCTGGCGGCGGCCTGCCTCGACGGCCTCGCCGAGATCGTCAAGCCGGGCGTGGCGACGGACGAGATCGACCGCTACGTCTACGAATTCGGCGCCGCCCATGGCGCGCTGCCGGCGACGCTGGGCTATCGCGGCTACACCAAGTCGACCTGCACCTCGATCAACCATGTCGTCTGCCACGGCATTCCCGACGACAAGCCGCTCAAGGACGGCGACATCGTCAATGTCGACGTCACCTACATCCTCGACGGCTGGTATGGCGATTCGAGCCGGATGTACCTGGTCGGCGACGTCAAGCGCGCCGCCGTGCGCCTCGTCGAGGTGACCTATGAATCGCTGATGCGCGGCATCGCCGCCGTGAAGCCCGGCAACACCACCGGCGACATCGGCTACGCGATCCAGTCCTTCGCCGAGGCCGAGCGCTGCAGCGTCGTGCGCGATTTCTGCGGCCATGGCGTCGGCAAGGTCTTCCACGACACGCCGAACATCCTGCACTACGGCAATCCCGGCGAGGGCGTCGAGCTGCGCCCCGGCATGATCTTCACCATCGAGCCGATGATCAATCTCGGCCGACCGCATGTGAAGGTGCTGCGCGACGGCTGGACCGCCGTCACCCGCGACCGTTCGCTGTCGGCCCAGTTCGAGCACACGGTCGGCGTCACCGAGACCGGTTGCGAGGTGTTCACCCTGTCGCCGCGCGGCTACGGCTGCCCGCCCTACCCGACAGGGGCATGA
- the radC gene encoding DNA repair protein RadC, producing MSGFSENPNDPPHFLGHRERLKTRFRDGGAEAIADYELLELILFQALPRRDTKPIAKALLARFGTFSDVLAAPEARLTEIPGVGASVATHLKLVHAAATRYARGAVRQRPLLGSWSAVVDYCRAAMAYEEKEQFRILFLDRKNVLIADEVQQVGTVDHTPVYPREVVKRALELSATALVLAHNHPSGDPTPSRADIEMTKTIVEIAGPLGIAVHDHIIVGRQGHASFRGLKLI from the coding sequence ATGAGCGGGTTTTCCGAAAACCCCAACGATCCGCCCCATTTCCTGGGGCATCGCGAACGGCTGAAGACGCGTTTTCGCGATGGCGGCGCCGAGGCGATCGCCGATTATGAGCTGCTGGAACTGATCCTGTTCCAAGCCCTGCCGCGCCGCGACACCAAGCCGATCGCCAAGGCGCTGCTGGCCCGTTTCGGCACGTTTTCCGACGTTCTGGCGGCGCCCGAGGCGCGGCTCACTGAAATTCCCGGCGTCGGCGCCTCCGTCGCCACGCATCTGAAGCTCGTGCATGCCGCCGCCACCCGCTATGCCCGCGGCGCGGTGCGCCAACGGCCGCTGCTCGGCTCGTGGAGCGCCGTGGTCGACTATTGCCGCGCCGCCATGGCGTATGAGGAAAAGGAGCAGTTCCGCATCCTCTTCCTCGATCGCAAGAACGTGCTGATCGCCGACGAGGTCCAGCAGGTCGGCACCGTCGACCACACGCCGGTCTATCCGCGCGAGGTGGTGAAGCGGGCGCTGGAACTATCGGCCACCGCCCTGGTGCTCGCCCATAACCATCCTTCCGGCGACCCGACGCCGTCGCGCGCCGACATCGAGATGACCAAGACGATCGTCGAGATCGCCGGCCCGCTCGGCATCGCCGTGCATGATCACATCATCGTCGGCCGCCAGGGCCATGCGAGCTTTCGCGGCCTCAAGCTGATCTGA